CCGGCCCCACCTGTTCGATTTCCGGATGCATCGGGCAGGTGTAGATCGCATCGGGGTCTGACACGGTATCGGCCGACTTGGTCGATGATCCACCATTCCCACCGCAACAGGAATGGGGACCAGCGGCGCCGATGACGCTTAGTCCTTGTGCTTTTTGCTTCTGCGCCGCGAGGACTCCTGCCGGATCGTTGTCAAACTTGTGTTGGCAACCCTCGCTGCAGAAGAAGTATTCCTCGCCGTTGTATTGACTGTGCCGCGAGTCGCCGGTCTCGACGGTCATACCGCAGACGGGGTCGATGGCGGTGCTGCTTTTCGTTGTCATCGTTTCATCCTTCGCTGTCGCACTGGCATCTGTGCATTATACCGCTACGTGGTATGCAACTTGCATTCCGGGTTGCCAGCGACGATGGGCGTCGCTACACAACTTTTCCAAAGGAGCGACCCAAATGAGTGCGGCAACCGCCAGCAAACAGGAATGCATCAAGAACTGCCAAGAATGCCAAACGACCTGCGCCGATCAATTGAGCAGTCACTGCCTCGTTGAGGGGGGGGGGGAACATGTGCAGCAAGAGCACGTCCAGCGGATGCTCGATTGTATCGCTGCGTGCAAAGCTTGCATCGACTTCATGAGCCGCAACAGTGAATACCACGCGTTGTACTGCAAGGCGTGTGCTGAAGTATGCAAGGCCTGCGCCGACAGCTGTGAACAGGTTACCGAGCTAGAGGCGTGCGTCGCTTGTTGCCGCAAGTGTGAAAAGAGTTGTTCCGCGATGGCTGCGTAGCGATAGCGTCGTTGCCACCAGTTCCGCATCGGTCTTCCTGCTACAGTTTCGGTCACAAGACCTGGATCATCTGTTTTCCCCGAAGGTCCACAGTCAGGCAATTCCGAAATTTCGGGACTGGCGAGCTTCCAATCCAACGGCGATCGACCATGGCCCCGACCGAATTGGAAGGGCGTCAATCGCCTATCCAAACCCAACGTTTGCAAACGGGCTTGGACCGCAATACGCATTGCGGCGGCAACGACAGGTGAGACGTTAACGCCCTTTTTCAAGAATGCCCGCGGCTATTCCCCGCCCGGTATTTCGACATCGTGCGTCGAAGCTTCGGCTGGCAGGTCGATATCAAATTCGTAGTTCGCCAACGGTGCAGCCTGTTCCGCCTCATCGGCGGTTAGCCCCGCTTGTGTAGCGATCACTAAAACGCGATGCGGCCCACCAACGACGCCCAAACCATTGGCCCCCGTATCGTATCTCCCATCGACGATGTTGGCGGTCCCCTGTGGTCCGGAGTTTCCTTTAGAGATATCCGGAGTAAAAATAATCGAACCCGCCGGTGCGGGTTCCCCCTGGACCGTAACCGCTCCCGAAACGCGATATCGTTGGATTCCACCCTGGTCACAACCGACGAAGAACGCCGTGACGAGAACCAAGCCGGGGCAAACCAAATTTTTGGGAATTGAGAAATACATCGAGCATGAGTCCGTGTAGCGAGGGTTGGAAGTGAATGGTGAAGTCGAACTAGAATCCAATCGTTTGAGCTTCGCCTCCGTCTCGGCTCGCAGTCGCTAGATACAGTTCCATATCGATGGTTTCCGCCGTGAATTTGACACTTCCATCGACGATCGCCATCAAAGCGCCACCTGGATGTTGGCTACTGAAACTCATGCTGTTGAATTCACCCGAGATGAACCCCAAGACATTGATGCCAAACTTCACGTTCTTGCTCATTCCGCACGAGTGATCTGCGCAGCCACGTGACCATGCTCTCGGTGCAACCGCCCCCGCGGGTATCTTCATCGCCGACAGCTCGCCGACCATGATCGTGTTGGAGGTACCATCGGTCACCGCCGCGAAACGAACGCACTTTTGCGCCCCGAGCACCCCTTGCGCGGAGACTTGATTGCTCGACTTGCAAGACGGGGCAGGCGTGCTGCCGTCAGCATCGCACTGCAATTGATATCCTGCGCCGATCGGTCCCATGTTGCCAACGTAATGCCCGGCAAACATCTGCCCTATGACTTGAGTTCCGGAGGCGTCGAGTATCGTCTCGCTGACATGATCCGAACGTTCATTGGCGGAACTAGGACATTGGTAGACACTCGGTACCGATGTCACCACTTGGCGATTCGGCTTACCACGCCATCCCTGGATCGTGTTAAATCGATCATACAAGTTCCCTTCTTCGGCAAACGAGAGGATCGAAACCAAATAACTATGGCTGACGGCACCAAAGGCGGTGTACTCATTGGTACTGGAACTATTCGCATGACGGTGGCTGAATCCGCCAGGCGGCAGCGTGCGATAGGTGTCGTGATAGTTGTGTAAAGCCAGCCCAATATTCTTCAAATTGTTCTGACAGGACATGCGCCGCGCTGCTTCCCGTGCCGCTTGAACCGCTGGCAGCAGCAGGCCAACCAGGATGCCAATGATCGCGATCACGACCAACAATTCGACCAACGTAAAACCGCCCGATCGGCGGTCCCGCAAAGTGGAAACATTGCTACACATTTGAAACCCTTCAAAATACGGTCAGAACAAAACAGAACAGAATCGATGGATTGGTTGCATGAAACTTCAAGTTGCAAATGCTTCGTGAATCACTTCGCCGCCGAGGACGGTCGGAATTTCTTCGCGATTGTTGTGCCGATAGATCAGTTTGTGTTGGTCCAGCCCCAGGCCGTGAAGCATGGTGGCGTGCAGATCGTGTGGGGAGAGCGGGCGCTCGATCGGGACATATCCCAATTCGTCGGTCGCACCGATCACTTGCCCGCCTTTGATTCCGCCACCGGCCATCCACATCGTGTATCCAGCGGGCGAATGATCTCGGCCGCGACTGTCACCGGTTCGGTTTCCTTCGGTGGTCGGCGTTCGCCCAAACTCGCCGCCCCAAACAACCAACGTTTGATCCAACAGATCGCGTTGCTTTAGATCTTGCAGCAGACCGGCAACGGGCATGTCGGTCGCCCGGCAGCGATTGATATGGTTCCCTTTTAATGCTCCGTGCGCGTCCCAACCGCCGTTGCGAAGCTGGATAAAGCGGACACCTTGTTCCACTAATCGGCGGGCCAACAGACAATGACTGCCGAACTGCTTGCTCGCTTTCTGATCGATTCCATACATCCGCTGTGTTGCTTCGGTTTCGCCCGACAGGTCGAGAATTTCCGGTGCGTTCAACTGCATCCGAAAGCCCAATTCGTACGATTCGATCCGGGCCTCGAGTTCGGTGTTGAGATCCTGCCGGCGAAGATGCTGTTGATTCATGCTGCGGATGAAATCGAGCTGATCCCGACGATCGTCAACGGAGTAGAGGTCGGGGAGTTCGGAATAGGGTACGCCCCGTTGGTTGTCGATCTGCGTCCCCTGAAACCGAGCGGGCAGGAAACCGCTTCCCCAGCCTGGCCGCTGGGGTGCGGGGCCCGACGAATTGGATGACAACACAATAAATCCGGGCAGGTCGCGGGCTTCGCTGCCCAACCCGTAAGTCACCCATCCACCTAGACTCGGGCGTTCACCGAGTGAAGATCCTGTCAAGGTGAAGTTTTCTCCAGGACCATGAACGGGAATGCGGTGGTTCAACGAACGGATCACGCACAGATCGTCGACATGCTGGGCGGTGTGTGGCAGTAGTTCGGAGACCTCGATCCCCGATTCCCCATACTTCTTGAACCCAAACGGCGAAGCCATCAATTTTGAACCGACACCCGCCCGCGGAATGTTTGGGACCGTCGCGGCGATGCTGTCGGGAACGTACTCACCATCCATCTTCGACAACAGCGGCTTAGGATCAAAGGTATCCATGTGCCCCGGTCCGCCCGACATGAACAGGAAGATCACGCTTTTGACAGTGGGTGGGAAATGAGGTTGCTGCGAAAAAGATGAGCCGGTACCGCTCGCCGATACTTCGTCGCCTAACATGGCGTTCAAAGCGAGCGATCCTAGACCGATGCCCGCAGTTTCGAAGAACTCTCGTCGCGCTAGATTCATAGGATTCACGGTCGTCCGGTGGGTTGAAGGGCTAGGTTGGAGTCAGTCGAATTTCGATTAGGGGATGTAAACGAATTCGTTTAGGTTCAACATGGAATGGCATAGACGAATCAGTTCCGGAGAGATCTTGTCGGCCGTAGAATCCCCATCGTTGTCCGACTCGCTTCGCTTCAACAACGTCTTGGCAAGGCGAACTTCTTCGACCAAAGGAGCTCGGCCGAGCGTATGTTGGAAGACCGCGCGGATTTGCGTTTCGGTGTCGTCTCCCGCCTCCGCTTTCACGATCCGCGCTAACTGTTCGGCACGTTTAACGACAAATGGACTGTTCAACAGATACAGCGGTTGCAACGCGACGGTCGACACCTCGCGCCGCGAACAACTGCGAACACCATCGGGGGCGTCGAACATCGTCATCACGTCGGGCAATTGGCTGCGCCGCTGCGACAGATAGATCGTTCGCCGCAATGCCTTTTCATCACGCTCCGGTGCGACGCTCGGGCCGCCAACCAACCGATTGATTTCGCCGGTAGCGACCAAGATTGAATCGCGAATCACCTCCGCTTCCATCCGCCGTTGCGGCCAACGCCACAAGGTCTTGTTATCCAAATCGAGTTCGAGATTTGCCGCTACCAAAACGCTCGACTGTCGATACGTTGCTGAAGTTACGATCAGGCGATGGATGTGTTTGGTACTCCAATCGTTGTCGATCAACTCCGATGCCAACCAATCCAACAGCAACGGGTGCGTCGGGGGCGCGCCGTGGGTGCCGAAATCGCTAGGCGTCTCAACGAGGCCGCGGCCAAAATGCGATTGCCACAAACGATTTACCCAAACGCGAGCAACCAGTGGATTCTTGGGACTCCCCAGCCAATCCGCTAGGGCTTGGCGAGGCGTTGGAGATAGCTGCGACGGCGTCTCGCCAAGCACTGCCGGCCAAGCAGGTTCGACACGCAAGCCGGGACTGTGGGCATCGCCACGAATCAACACATGTGTCGCCTTCTCGGAAAGGAAGTCGGGCGAATAGGGCAATGGCGATCGATTCACCACGGGCAAACGCTCGACATCTTTGTCGCCTGTCAACGGAGAATAGAAGCCCCAGGTGTGCGCGGGGTAGTCGCTGGGGGCGACCTTGCGTTTCTTGGCCTCCGATAGATAGAAGCGATACGAATCGTCGGTGAACCAGTTTCGAATCTCCTCCGCTGGCAAATCCGCCGTATTGCGCAGTTGGTAATTCCCCAGTTGTCCGTTGGCGAAAAACGCCATCAACGCGTAGTAGTCGCGTTGCATCAACGGTTCGAACTTATGGTTGTGGCATTGAGCACACTCCATCGTCAGCCCCAACAGCGCGCTAGTCGTGTTGTCGACGATGTCCATCATCACGTCGGTCCGTTGTTGCAGTTTGTCCAACTGGTTGCCACTGATGCGAGCAGCCCCCAGGAACCCGGTCGCGATCATCGCGTCGTCCGAATACGGCTGCAATTCGTCACCAGCAATCTGTTCGCGGAGAAACTGGGCGTACGATTTGTCTTGATTAAATGCGTTGATTACATAGTCGCGGTATCGCCATGCAAACGGACGTGGGATGTCGTGCTGGTATCCTTGGCTTTCGCCCCAACGAGCGAGGTCGAGCCAGTATCGGGCCATCCGTTCCCCATAGTGCGGCGACAACAACAGCTTGTCGACCAACTTTTCGTACGCATCGGCGGATCTGTCGTTGACAAACGCGTCGGCTTGAGCGACCGTCGAGGGCAAGCCCAACAGGTCCAAATACAGCCGACGAACCAGCGTCCGGCGATCCGCCGGGGCGGTGGGCGTGACGCCGATCGCTTTCTGACGGGCAGCGATAAAGGCGTCGATTGGATGACCCGAATTCACTGCGTCGGCATCGGACTTCGCAGCGGGTGTGGGAACATCTGGGCGAGTGATCTGGGAAAACGCCCAGTGATCCGATTCAACCTTTGGCGTCGGAAGCAGTTCGTCGTCCCATTTCAGCCCCTGATCGATCCACGCTCGGATTTTCGCGACTTCGATTTCTGAAAGCGGTTCCTCCTCGGGCGGCATCCGCTGCGAGTCGGATTTGGTCGTCAGCACTTCCACCAGATGACTTTTGCGGCTCTGACCTGGAACTGCAAAGACATGCCCGGTACTAAAGCCGAGCAGTTCGTTTCGGACGTCCAAACGATAGCCCGAATCGGGATAGTCGCCGGAGTGGCAATCGAAGCAACGATCGCGCAAGATCGGGTAGATATCGTGTGTGAAATCGATCGGCTGATCCCACGTAACGGCAGGACGCGACGCAGCGATACGTTCCGATTCCGCCCCTTCTGACTCACTCAAAAAGGTATACGCATCCTGCCAAGAACGGGATAAGACCAAATCACCGACACGAATTCGATCCTGGCGTTCGGTCTTGCCACCGGTCGCGAACCCCACCCAACGAATTTGATGGATTCCATCCTGGTCGTTCAACGAAAGGATCGGTTGATCGGCCTCATCGGCTTGCGGGTCGACCCACAATTGAATCTGGCTGTAACCGTTGCGTGTGCCGGGTGTCTGTTTGGCGAGCCTTGCGATCACATGATACGTCTTCCCCGGCTCCATCTCCGTCCGGCTCCACGCGGTTTGTTGTGCTCCAAACCGCACCATAAACACATTCTTCCCGCGACTCGGCCCTCGATCCGCCATGTGGATCCCAATGTTCGGCACGCCGACGCTATGGACCGCCTGGTCACTCCCTTGCGTGCGATCCAACCAGAGCACAAAGAACTCGGGATCGATTCCCTGTTCGATCTTCGACGGTTCATAAAGGAACCGAAACCCAACAAACAGATCATCCTCCGCGTAGTTTCGTCTCAGCTCGCGACGCAGTGGATTGTTTCGCTGATTGGTCCCTGAGATCACGACTGGAGGCACGAAACCCTCGGCCGAAGAAGGCTCCGCGTTGTCGTCAAATCTTGCGGGACGAATTTGCGACAACTGCCAGGGCTTCGCAAAACCGACCTGCATGTCGTCGGCAGACTGCTTACCAAAGTCGTGTTCCGGCACGAAGCGATCGGCAGCCAACCGATCTTCCGCTACCGATGGGTTCGAGACTCCAGCAACCATCCCAAAAAGGATGACGCGGATCAGCGGCAATAGTGTTCGAGGGATGCAGTTCATAAATCGGAGGCGGGAGTGTAGAGGAAGGAAGTGCATTATCGAGATTCTTCGGCGGGTTCTGATCGCGTTGGCGTGTTCACCGTTTCGGTGGGAAACACCTCTGCGAGCGTTTCCCCGCAGACCAATCGATCCAGCAAAAATTTGTCTTGAAGCTCAGTATCCAGCCCCATGCGAATTCCAAGATACGGAATCGACCTCAATCGATTCCCTTCGTCGAACCGCGCCGATGCGTCGGGCGCGCCAAGCTTTGGCGAAGCGGGATTGACCCACAATCGAATGGAACTGAAATGGCCTTGGGCGTCCTTCTGCAGGTGTCCGACCATAAAGAACGTCGCGTCATTTTGCGGCTGGCTGTAGTAACCGGCGTGGCGCGCGGTGATCCGCCCAAAATACTCGCCAAACCGGATGCCAACGTTGGGCCGTCCACCGTGGCTCACCGAATTGCCGACGGTGTCGTCGAACCACAATGAAAAGAAGTCGTCATCGTCCAACCCATCGTAGCGTCCCAAGAAACTGAAATAGAAGTCTTCGGTCAGTGGTTCTGCCAATTCGGTTTGCAGACGATTTGCGATGGATGGAAAGGCACTATCGCGTCCATCGATTTCGATCGCGTACGCCCCGCCGTCCACCGATTGCCAGCGTAGTGGTTCATCCATATAGACAACGCGAGCGAATCGTGCATCGAGAATCCAGCGGTGTGTCGAATGTTGCCCTTCCGCTGGCGCTGGTTCAGGAAAGAAGTCCTCCCCCAACAGCGTCCCTGCAGGAATCGAACTATCGCTTCGAATGGCCCCCGCAGGCGGCGACACCGCTGACGCGATCGCAAGCATTTCGGAACGTTGCCGAGGCGGGTATTCACCGCTTCGGGCAGCCAACAATTGTTCAAGCGAAGGAACCGACACCGGTTTCATCGAATCGACCCCAGCCACCTTGATCTCCGGCTGGACCGACGAACTTTGTGAGAAGCGAGACTTCGCGTAAGCCTCTAAACGCAACGGCTTGTCGCCTCGTGC
Above is a genomic segment from Rosistilla ulvae containing:
- a CDS encoding FecR domain-containing protein, yielding MTAETNRFETLLAKLLAEPLSDRESKELDELMLGNPQRCKVYAQQIWFDTLLQANYQAEVSPADPDWQITLEQTSPVPAVVTSTRALAFVGGWRILCALAASILLLGAVFYPRMQTERIVIEGKGSGTQTPSLVPTQPTAVVAVLLDSEDAVWAQEPIEYGESLRAGDFVDIDAGLVRLIFNCGAGVVVEGPARLELRSEWEACLQRGKLAAVVPEGAKGFTVLTPNMRIIDLGTKFAAAVDESGHADIQVYEGEVEVHSRTPARGDKPLRLEAYAKSRFSQSSSVQPEIKVAGVDSMKPVSVPSLEQLLAARSGEYPPRQRSEMLAIASAVSPPAGAIRSDSSIPAGTLLGEDFFPEPAPAEGQHSTHRWILDARFARVVYMDEPLRWQSVDGGAYAIEIDGRDSAFPSIANRLQTELAEPLTEDFYFSFLGRYDGLDDDDFFSLWFDDTVGNSVSHGGRPNVGIRFGEYFGRITARHAGYYSQPQNDATFFMVGHLQKDAQGHFSSIRLWVNPASPKLGAPDASARFDEGNRLRSIPYLGIRMGLDTELQDKFLLDRLVCGETLAEVFPTETVNTPTRSEPAEESR
- a CDS encoding DUF1559 domain-containing protein gives rise to the protein MCSNVSTLRDRRSGGFTLVELLVVIAIIGILVGLLLPAVQAAREAARRMSCQNNLKNIGLALHNYHDTYRTLPPGGFSHRHANSSSTNEYTAFGAVSHSYLVSILSFAEEGNLYDRFNTIQGWRGKPNRQVVTSVPSVYQCPSSANERSDHVSETILDASGTQVIGQMFAGHYVGNMGPIGAGYQLQCDADGSTPAPSCKSSNQVSAQGVLGAQKCVRFAAVTDGTSNTIMVGELSAMKIPAGAVAPRAWSRGCADHSCGMSKNVKFGINVLGFISGEFNSMSFSSQHPGGALMAIVDGSVKFTAETIDMELYLATASRDGGEAQTIGF
- a CDS encoding four-helix bundle copper-binding protein is translated as MSAATASKQECIKNCQECQTTCADQLSSHCLVEGGGEHVQQEHVQRMLDCIAACKACIDFMSRNSEYHALYCKACAEVCKACADSCEQVTELEACVACCRKCEKSCSAMAA
- a CDS encoding DUF1501 domain-containing protein, whose protein sequence is MNLARREFFETAGIGLGSLALNAMLGDEVSASGTGSSFSQQPHFPPTVKSVIFLFMSGGPGHMDTFDPKPLLSKMDGEYVPDSIAATVPNIPRAGVGSKLMASPFGFKKYGESGIEVSELLPHTAQHVDDLCVIRSLNHRIPVHGPGENFTLTGSSLGERPSLGGWVTYGLGSEARDLPGFIVLSSNSSGPAPQRPGWGSGFLPARFQGTQIDNQRGVPYSELPDLYSVDDRRDQLDFIRSMNQQHLRRQDLNTELEARIESYELGFRMQLNAPEILDLSGETEATQRMYGIDQKASKQFGSHCLLARRLVEQGVRFIQLRNGGWDAHGALKGNHINRCRATDMPVAGLLQDLKQRDLLDQTLVVWGGEFGRTPTTEGNRTGDSRGRDHSPAGYTMWMAGGGIKGGQVIGATDELGYVPIERPLSPHDLHATMLHGLGLDQHKLIYRHNNREEIPTVLGGEVIHEAFAT
- a CDS encoding PSD1 and planctomycete cytochrome C domain-containing protein: MNCIPRTLLPLIRVILFGMVAGVSNPSVAEDRLAADRFVPEHDFGKQSADDMQVGFAKPWQLSQIRPARFDDNAEPSSAEGFVPPVVISGTNQRNNPLRRELRRNYAEDDLFVGFRFLYEPSKIEQGIDPEFFVLWLDRTQGSDQAVHSVGVPNIGIHMADRGPSRGKNVFMVRFGAQQTAWSRTEMEPGKTYHVIARLAKQTPGTRNGYSQIQLWVDPQADEADQPILSLNDQDGIHQIRWVGFATGGKTERQDRIRVGDLVLSRSWQDAYTFLSESEGAESERIAASRPAVTWDQPIDFTHDIYPILRDRCFDCHSGDYPDSGYRLDVRNELLGFSTGHVFAVPGQSRKSHLVEVLTTKSDSQRMPPEEEPLSEIEVAKIRAWIDQGLKWDDELLPTPKVESDHWAFSQITRPDVPTPAAKSDADAVNSGHPIDAFIAARQKAIGVTPTAPADRRTLVRRLYLDLLGLPSTVAQADAFVNDRSADAYEKLVDKLLLSPHYGERMARYWLDLARWGESQGYQHDIPRPFAWRYRDYVINAFNQDKSYAQFLREQIAGDELQPYSDDAMIATGFLGAARISGNQLDKLQQRTDVMMDIVDNTTSALLGLTMECAQCHNHKFEPLMQRDYYALMAFFANGQLGNYQLRNTADLPAEEIRNWFTDDSYRFYLSEAKKRKVAPSDYPAHTWGFYSPLTGDKDVERLPVVNRSPLPYSPDFLSEKATHVLIRGDAHSPGLRVEPAWPAVLGETPSQLSPTPRQALADWLGSPKNPLVARVWVNRLWQSHFGRGLVETPSDFGTHGAPPTHPLLLDWLASELIDNDWSTKHIHRLIVTSATYRQSSVLVAANLELDLDNKTLWRWPQRRMEAEVIRDSILVATGEINRLVGGPSVAPERDEKALRRTIYLSQRRSQLPDVMTMFDAPDGVRSCSRREVSTVALQPLYLLNSPFVVKRAEQLARIVKAEAGDDTETQIRAVFQHTLGRAPLVEEVRLAKTLLKRSESDNDGDSTADKISPELIRLCHSMLNLNEFVYIP